The sequence ATCTTGTCGTTGAATTGGCAGCTAGGCTTGGCCACGCCTATGTGACAATTGTTGGCCATTCGATGGGCGGACAAGTGGCGTTACATGCGGCCAAAGCATTCCCTGGCCAAATTGAACGCCTTGTGCTGTTGGCGAGTTCTGGTTATTTACAACGTGTTAAAAGAACATACCGCGCTATATCGTATTTGCCTTTTGCGGCTCCGGCCATTTACGCAGCCATTCGCCGCCAAGATGTGCGCGCCTTTTTATGTGAAGCTGTTTACGATAAGCGGGTAGTCACGAAAGCAATGGTTAATGCTTACACTTTGCCTCTTAGCGACGCCTCGATTGGCAAGGGACTGACCCTACTTGCACGGCACCGGGAAGGTGATTTAACGTCAGCAGAACTGCACACTATTGCCAAGCCTTGTTTAATCATCAACGGACGAGAAGACCCTGTTATTCCTGTGCAAACAAGTGTGCGTTTAGCAAAAGACTTAGCCAACAGCAAACTCATTTTGCTAAAGCGTTGTGGCCATTTGTTGCCAGAGGAAAAACCTAGCCTTATAGCAAAACATATGAAACGGTTTCTGAGAAAGACATAAGCGCGTTTTGAACGATAAGAGTATGGTACAATGGGGAGGAGAGGTGATTCCATTGGACCCGCTAGATATTATGATGAACAAGAACCGGGTTATCCCTTTTTTTCTTCCGATCGTAAGTGCAGACAAACAGCAAGTGGTTGGCTATGAAGTCCAGCCTTATTGGATGGAGGCAAATGAACGGATCAAGTTGAACTGTTTTTTCGAAGATAGAAGCATTCCTAGCGAATACCGCCTCGAACTAGAAGACGATTTGCAAAAAAAAGCAATTGACTTGTACACTGCCGAAAACGGGAAAAAAATGCTTTACTTCAATTATGATGTCAGGCTATTAAAAAAACAAGCAGGTCAGATGCTGTTGGACCGGCTGGAATCAATGCAGCAACTTGGCATCCCCTTAAAGCGCGTCA is a genomic window of Shouchella clausii containing:
- a CDS encoding alpha/beta fold hydrolase gives rise to the protein MQKVRPDRASYLYIQGASVYFEYYRCQAQEAKGTLLLLHGFLASSACFHQLVPYLHKDYHLISCDLPVFGRSSKAPGTVYSLSGYAHLVVELAARLGHAYVTIVGHSMGGQVALHAAKAFPGQIERLVLLASSGYLQRVKRTYRAISYLPFAAPAIYAAIRRQDVRAFLCEAVYDKRVVTKAMVNAYTLPLSDASIGKGLTLLARHREGDLTSAELHTIAKPCLIINGREDPVIPVQTSVRLAKDLANSKLILLKRCGHLLPEEKPSLIAKHMKRFLRKT